AGATTTTCATATCCGTATTTTTCCTTGCACCTGAGAAGCGATTCTGATAAAAGAATTTGTTCAGTTAGCACGGGAGGTAAGATCCATGTCCAGAAAATGCGAAATTTGCGGTAAAGGCCCCAGCACCGGCAACAATGTGAGCCATGCCAACAACAAGACCCGTACCACCTGGTACCCGAACCTGCAGAAGGTAAAGGCCAAGGCAGCCAACGGCAGTGTGTCAACCATCAAGGTCTGCACACGCTGTATCCGTTCCGGCTCAGTTACCAAGGCTCTGTAGCCTTTCCGGTAACACCTACATTAAACAGCCGTGTGCACCTGCTTGCACACGGCTTGTTTAGTTTTTTACAATCGCAACCGCCTCTACTTCAACCCGCGCGCCCCGCGGGAGGGCCGCAACGGCAACCGTGGCACGGGCCGGCTTGACACCCGGAAAGTACTGGCCGTAAACTTGGTTAACAAGTGGAAAATCAGCCATATCCGTTAAATAGATTGTTGTTTTCACCACCTGGTTAAAATTGCTGCCGGCAGCCTCAAGCACCCCCCGCAGATTCTCCATCACCCGCCCGGTCTCCTGCTCAACCGTCCC
Above is a window of Trichlorobacter lovleyi SZ DNA encoding:
- the rpmB gene encoding 50S ribosomal protein L28; protein product: MSRKCEICGKGPSTGNNVSHANNKTRTTWYPNLQKVKAKAANGSVSTIKVCTRCIRSGSVTKAL
- a CDS encoding RidA family protein; translated protein: MKSIATDKAPAAIGPYSQAVVAGGLLFCSGQIPLDPVSGEMVTGTVEQETGRVMENLRGVLEAAGSNFNQVVKTTIYLTDMADFPLVNQVYGQYFPGVKPARATVAVAALPRGARVEVEAVAIVKN